The proteins below come from a single Chryseobacterium bernardetii genomic window:
- a CDS encoding amidohydrolase, with amino-acid sequence MKADLIVYNGKIHTFNKETPEVSAVVIKDGKIIAVGNDGLADQFADESTELIDLRKKRVVPGINDSHIHLIRGGLNYNLELRWDGVPSLADALRMLKDQVDRTPSPQWVRVVGGWSEFQFAERRMPTLEEINAIAPETPVFILHLYDRALMNRAALKAVGFTKDTPAPAGGHIERDANGEPTGLIIATPNAMILYSTLAKGPKLSYEHQLNSTRHFMTELNRFGITSVIDAGGGFQNFPDDYQVVNELNEKKQLTVRIAYNLFTQKPKHEFEDFSDWIDTVKLYQGDDMYRHNGAGEMLVFSAADFEDFLQPRPDLPENMEADLEKVVRLLVENRWPFRLHATYNESITRFLNVFEKVNRDIPFNGLPWIFDHAETIDEKNIERVKMLGGGIAIQSRMAYQGEYFADRYGSAAAESTPPVKKMLEMGVPVGGGSDATRVSSYNPWVSMYWLTAGKTVGGLQLYHETKLDRSTALELYTKGSAWFSQEQQKKGDIRVGMFADLAVLDQDYFTVDDEEIKNIEAEMTIVDGKIVYAKGTFSSYAPPSIPVLPDWSPTNLYNGYYPAGGHFQKEIEKNAKQDLKAPLASQIHSCAGSCDIHHHNHNQARMSNVPVNNYHTFWGALGCSCFAF; translated from the coding sequence ATGAAAGCAGATCTTATCGTATACAACGGAAAAATACACACTTTCAATAAAGAAACTCCGGAAGTTTCTGCCGTGGTCATTAAAGACGGGAAAATTATCGCGGTTGGAAATGACGGACTGGCAGACCAGTTCGCAGATGAATCCACAGAACTTATTGATCTTAGAAAGAAAAGAGTGGTGCCTGGAATCAATGATTCTCACATCCATCTGATCCGTGGCGGATTGAACTACAACCTGGAATTAAGATGGGACGGAGTTCCGTCACTGGCCGATGCGCTCAGAATGTTAAAAGACCAGGTAGACCGCACACCTTCCCCGCAATGGGTTCGTGTTGTGGGAGGATGGTCCGAATTCCAGTTTGCAGAAAGAAGGATGCCAACCCTGGAGGAAATTAATGCCATTGCTCCGGAAACACCTGTTTTTATCCTGCATTTATACGACAGGGCCTTAATGAACAGGGCAGCATTGAAAGCGGTAGGATTTACCAAAGACACCCCGGCTCCGGCAGGAGGACATATTGAAAGAGATGCTAATGGTGAACCTACAGGGTTGATTATTGCTACACCTAATGCCATGATCTTATATTCAACATTAGCAAAAGGCCCGAAGCTTTCCTACGAACACCAGCTGAATTCCACAAGGCATTTTATGACAGAACTGAACCGCTTCGGAATTACCAGCGTTATTGATGCCGGCGGAGGATTCCAGAACTTTCCGGATGATTATCAGGTAGTGAACGAACTGAATGAGAAAAAACAGCTTACGGTAAGGATTGCCTATAATCTTTTTACCCAGAAACCCAAGCATGAATTTGAAGATTTCAGCGATTGGATCGATACTGTAAAATTATATCAGGGCGATGATATGTACCGTCACAACGGGGCAGGAGAGATGCTCGTATTTTCGGCGGCCGATTTTGAAGATTTTCTGCAGCCAAGACCGGATCTGCCTGAAAACATGGAAGCAGATCTCGAAAAAGTAGTCCGTTTACTGGTAGAAAACCGCTGGCCATTCAGGCTGCATGCCACCTATAATGAAAGCATCACCCGTTTTTTAAATGTTTTTGAAAAAGTAAACCGCGATATTCCCTTCAATGGTCTTCCATGGATTTTTGATCATGCAGAAACCATTGATGAAAAAAATATTGAAAGAGTGAAAATGCTTGGCGGCGGAATCGCCATCCAGAGCAGAATGGCTTACCAGGGAGAATATTTTGCAGACCGCTATGGTTCCGCAGCCGCAGAAAGTACACCACCCGTGAAAAAAATGCTGGAAATGGGAGTTCCTGTAGGCGGAGGCTCGGATGCCACAAGGGTAAGCAGCTACAATCCGTGGGTTTCCATGTATTGGTTGACCGCGGGAAAAACCGTTGGCGGACTTCAATTGTATCACGAAACAAAGCTGGACAGATCAACCGCATTGGAATTGTACACAAAAGGCAGCGCATGGTTCTCTCAGGAACAGCAGAAAAAAGGTGATATCAGAGTAGGAATGTTTGCTGATCTGGCAGTTCTTGATCAGGATTATTTCACGGTTGATGATGAAGAGATCAAAAATATTGAAGCGGAAATGACCATTGTTGACGGGAAAATAGTCTATGCCAAAGGAACATTCTCATCCTACGCACCACCATCCATTCCTGTGCTTCCGGATTGGTCTCCAACGAATCTTTATAACGGATATTACCCTGCAGGCGGACATTTTCAGAAAGAAATTGAGAAAAATGCAAAACAGGATTTAAAAGCTCCTTTAGCTTCACAAATTCATAGCTGTGCAGGAAGCTGCGATATTCATCATCATAATCATAACCAGGCAAGGATGAGCAATGTGCCCGTTAATAATTACCACACATTCTGGGGAGCTTTAGGCTGTTCGTGCTTTGCTTTTTAA
- a CDS encoding DoxX family protein — translation MEILKQILSSDLGSSFNDASILVFRILLAIQLFRVHGLKKFRLENGQREVIPNPLGLPDQLNAIVASFADLVVPFLIILGLGTRLAVLPTIGVTAIGYFVVHRKDSLEVRDVPFMYTLSLLLILALGAGRYSLDYYLLNIL, via the coding sequence ATGGAAATTTTAAAACAGATCCTTTCATCGGATTTAGGTTCATCATTCAATGATGCTTCAATTCTGGTTTTCCGGATACTCCTTGCCATTCAGCTGTTCAGAGTGCATGGTTTAAAGAAATTCAGGCTGGAAAACGGACAAAGGGAAGTGATTCCCAATCCTCTGGGATTGCCTGATCAACTCAATGCCATAGTCGCTTCATTTGCTGATCTGGTGGTTCCGTTTCTGATCATTTTAGGACTGGGAACAAGGCTTGCAGTTTTACCGACCATAGGAGTGACGGCTATCGGATATTTTGTGGTTCACAGAAAAGATTCACTGGAAGTACGGGATGTTCCTTTTATGTACACGCTGTCTCTGTTACTGATTCTTGCATTGGGAGCAGGAAGATATTCACTTGATTATTACTTATTAAATATATTATAA
- a CDS encoding Dps family protein, whose product MKTSIGIKNENLAKVAEVLVSTLADEFVLYTKTRKAHWNVEGSDFYNKHLFFEAQYGQLDDIIDDLAERIRTLGHYAPATLREYLALTHLSEHHLESNDSLTYIRALLSDHESIIIHLRENIENFAVEFRDSGTSDYITGLLETHEKMAWMLRSHLK is encoded by the coding sequence ATGAAAACTTCAATCGGAATTAAAAACGAAAATTTAGCAAAAGTTGCTGAAGTACTGGTTAGCACTTTAGCAGACGAATTTGTATTGTATACCAAAACAAGAAAAGCCCATTGGAATGTGGAAGGATCGGATTTTTACAATAAACACCTGTTTTTCGAGGCACAATACGGACAGCTGGACGACATCATCGATGATCTGGCAGAAAGAATCAGAACGCTGGGACATTACGCGCCGGCTACTTTAAGGGAATATCTTGCATTAACGCATCTGTCTGAGCATCATCTGGAATCGAATGACAGCCTGACTTACATCAGAGCACTTCTTTCCGACCACGAAAGTATCATCATTCATCTTCGTGAAAATATTGAAAACTTTGCTGTTGAATTCCGTGATTCAGGGACAAGCGATTATATCACAGGATTGCTGGAAACCCATGAGAAAATGGCCTGGATGCTTCGATCACATTTAAAATAG
- a CDS encoding YoaK family protein, with product MEVKHNIGFVTLLLTMIAGYCDTVTFVSADALFSAHVTGNFIVFAYQFVKGSDIHAWVKLLTFPVFILAVMAGGRIAGKVINHYTLLFWEGALLLSAGIIVAVFSYYGTFSEVVMYTVAMITVFAMGLQNAFGKLYAKETHGPTTMMTGNVTQASLDFGTLLSSGFHHPDAWASLKKQLITILGFLVGCFLGAYAGKQYGLVTLILPGLAMIICYFYHRKN from the coding sequence ATGGAAGTAAAACATAATATCGGTTTTGTCACCTTATTGTTAACCATGATTGCCGGATATTGCGATACCGTGACTTTTGTATCGGCAGATGCACTTTTTTCGGCGCATGTTACGGGAAACTTTATTGTATTTGCCTATCAGTTTGTGAAAGGATCGGATATTCATGCCTGGGTAAAGCTGCTTACTTTTCCGGTATTTATTCTTGCGGTTATGGCAGGAGGGAGGATTGCCGGGAAAGTCATCAATCATTATACGCTGTTATTCTGGGAAGGAGCACTGCTCTTGTCGGCCGGAATTATTGTTGCCGTTTTCAGTTACTATGGAACATTTTCAGAAGTCGTAATGTATACTGTGGCTATGATTACCGTTTTTGCAATGGGACTTCAGAATGCTTTCGGAAAGCTGTATGCAAAGGAAACTCATGGCCCGACTACTATGATGACAGGAAATGTAACCCAGGCTTCCCTGGATTTCGGAACGCTTCTGTCGAGCGGCTTTCATCATCCTGATGCATGGGCAAGCCTGAAGAAACAGCTGATTACCATTCTTGGATTTCTGGTAGGCTGTTTTTTAGGAGCTTATGCAGGAAAACAATATGGGCTGGTAACACTGATTTTACCCGGACTGGCAATGATCATCTGCTATTTTTACCACCGTAAAAACTAG
- a CDS encoding tetratricopeptide repeat-containing sensor histidine kinase — MNFGLYFLSKNLLRIVFFSLVLMFSCSVKAQTQENPALLRKQISSSGNTTQKIALLLRLSNYYITKKGELKADLDSAAILNRQAKALNMKSGDPMSAGKLIFLDAKIDKERGRKTIAFSNMKQALSYFENHHFKEQAGEAYNELSYMYDNKPEYFDTKIKLKEKALELFKNSGSKLNQAGVLKDLGELYYIKENPDKALGLLKESLSIYQSVKFRELQSVYNLISQVEIQKADYEEALRYGLLAEKTAESVNDYSLQMCSIYSNIGMVYYYLRKNDDAMKYWEKSLATAKKNKDNTYIRTVANNISTMLIRQKKFKQAITMIQEYRERYPIVDQNFEMSENYILFSTYTILKQFNEAEAYYKKLVAYYGENAEKNNQQASLLRSFVFYHYQTRNFDKMYREARLFDSIAKNNGNDMLRSENHLMWFKADSIQGKYLDAIQHYQLYKKLSDSVFNGEKSKQINSLKIQFETEQKDKNIQLLTQKAKLQDIKIANDTFIRYVFIGSILALILFAALLYNRSRLKSNANKNLELKRKQIDEQNEQLKKLLSEKEWLLKEIHHRVKNNLQIVISLLNTQSAYLDNEDALMAIQNSQHRMHAMSLIHQKLYQSDNLSMIDMSWYIYELITYIKECYSSDRKINFTVDTDKVFLDVAQAVPMGLIVNEAVNNTVKYAFPDDRKGEVFVSFKNIGDDLCELRISDNGVGLPEDFNIEETESLGMNLMRGLTDQLDGTFHLENKGGLKVTITFRKNTEITPSN, encoded by the coding sequence ATGAATTTCGGCCTTTATTTTTTATCTAAAAATCTACTAAGGATAGTATTTTTTTCGTTGGTTTTGATGTTTTCATGCAGTGTAAAAGCACAGACCCAGGAAAATCCTGCACTGTTGAGAAAACAGATTTCTTCTTCCGGCAATACGACTCAGAAAATCGCTTTATTGCTGCGGCTGAGTAACTATTACATTACTAAAAAAGGAGAGCTGAAAGCTGACCTCGACAGTGCCGCTATTCTGAACAGACAGGCAAAAGCACTCAATATGAAATCCGGGGATCCGATGTCTGCCGGAAAACTCATATTTCTGGATGCCAAAATAGATAAAGAAAGAGGCCGTAAAACGATTGCTTTTTCCAACATGAAACAAGCGCTTTCTTATTTTGAAAACCATCATTTTAAGGAGCAGGCCGGAGAAGCATACAATGAATTATCATATATGTATGACAATAAACCCGAATATTTTGATACTAAAATTAAACTGAAAGAAAAAGCATTGGAATTGTTTAAGAATTCAGGATCAAAACTGAATCAGGCAGGCGTTTTAAAAGATCTTGGTGAGCTTTATTACATCAAGGAAAATCCGGATAAGGCTCTGGGATTACTTAAAGAATCCCTGTCTATTTATCAGTCTGTGAAATTCAGAGAATTACAGAGTGTGTACAATCTTATTTCGCAGGTTGAAATTCAGAAGGCGGATTATGAGGAAGCGCTCCGTTATGGCCTTCTGGCAGAAAAAACAGCCGAAAGTGTGAATGATTATTCTTTGCAGATGTGCTCTATTTATAGCAATATCGGAATGGTGTATTATTATCTCCGTAAGAATGATGATGCCATGAAGTATTGGGAAAAATCACTGGCCACAGCAAAGAAAAACAAAGATAACACCTATATCAGAACGGTGGCCAATAATATTTCTACCATGCTGATCAGGCAGAAAAAGTTTAAGCAGGCTATTACCATGATTCAGGAGTACAGGGAAAGGTATCCCATTGTTGATCAGAATTTTGAAATGTCGGAAAACTATATCCTTTTCAGTACCTACACTATTCTAAAGCAGTTTAACGAAGCGGAAGCCTACTACAAAAAACTGGTAGCCTATTATGGTGAAAATGCAGAGAAAAATAACCAGCAGGCCTCATTGCTGCGAAGCTTTGTTTTTTACCATTATCAGACCCGGAACTTTGATAAAATGTACCGTGAAGCCAGACTTTTTGATTCAATAGCCAAAAATAACGGAAATGATATGCTTCGTTCGGAAAATCATTTGATGTGGTTCAAAGCAGATTCCATACAGGGAAAATACCTTGATGCCATACAGCATTATCAGCTGTACAAAAAGCTTTCCGATTCTGTTTTTAACGGTGAAAAAAGCAAGCAGATCAACAGCCTTAAAATTCAGTTTGAAACGGAGCAGAAGGATAAAAACATTCAGCTGCTGACCCAGAAAGCCAAACTGCAGGATATTAAAATTGCGAATGATACTTTTATCAGATATGTTTTTATCGGAAGCATTCTGGCGCTGATACTTTTTGCAGCCTTGCTGTATAACCGCTCAAGATTAAAAAGCAATGCCAATAAAAACCTGGAACTGAAACGTAAGCAGATTGATGAACAGAACGAACAGCTGAAGAAATTACTTTCTGAGAAAGAATGGCTTTTAAAGGAAATCCATCACAGGGTTAAAAATAACCTGCAGATTGTGATCAGCCTGCTGAATACGCAGTCGGCTTATCTGGACAATGAAGATGCCCTGATGGCCATCCAGAACAGCCAGCACAGAATGCACGCGATGTCCCTGATCCACCAGAAACTTTATCAATCTGATAATCTTTCAATGATTGACATGTCGTGGTATATTTATGAATTGATTACTTATATCAAGGAATGTTATTCATCCGACAGAAAAATTAATTTTACAGTGGATACGGATAAAGTATTTCTTGATGTGGCACAGGCTGTTCCGATGGGATTGATCGTCAATGAAGCAGTCAATAATACCGTAAAATATGCATTTCCGGATGACCGGAAAGGGGAAGTTTTCGTTTCATTTAAAAATATCGGCGATGATCTTTGTGAACTGAGGATTTCAGATAATGGAGTAGGACTTCCCGAAGATTTCAATATCGAGGAAACTGAATCTTTGGGGATGAATCTGATGCGCGGACTTACCGATCAGCTGGACGGAACTTTCCATCTCGAAAACAAAGGGGGCTTAAAAGTCACGATTACCTTCAGAAAAAATACAGAAATAACTCCTTCAAATTAA
- a CDS encoding sigma-54-dependent transcriptional regulator, protein MKEKILIVEDEFIVANDLKLMLMKAGYQVTGIASSVVQARKLIADNKPDWVLLDIILKGDLTGIDLAWELREMHLPFLYISANTNQSTLEAVKETQPYGFMVKPFRERDMIVMLDIARYRYDMERGCELCTDTGNHEVIEGIIGKSKVLQDVVEKIRVVAPTDTSVLVVGESGTGKEKVAHSVHELSERKAHPIVVVNCAALPHALIESELFGHEKGSFTGANTLRIGKFEQASGGTVFLDEIGELPLDSQVKLLRVLQEKEIERLGGNNTIKVNVRIVAATNRSLEKEVAEGRFRLDLYYRLNVFPIELPPLRERKEDIVLLAHFFLNKYAAASRRNITSISEKALEQLLNYHWAGNIRELEHLIERSVLLAKTTEIERFDLPENIEKSSETPGQLKSLEDMERDHIMSALQTSNGKVSGPGGAAELLKIQAQTLYSKMKKLGIDKGYK, encoded by the coding sequence ATGAAAGAAAAAATATTAATTGTAGAAGATGAATTTATTGTAGCCAATGATCTGAAACTGATGCTGATGAAAGCCGGTTACCAGGTTACAGGAATTGCATCTTCAGTGGTTCAGGCCAGAAAACTGATTGCAGATAATAAGCCGGATTGGGTGCTTCTTGATATCATCTTAAAAGGTGACCTCACAGGAATCGATCTTGCCTGGGAACTGCGTGAAATGCACCTGCCTTTTCTTTATATTTCAGCCAATACCAACCAGTCTACTCTGGAAGCAGTGAAAGAAACACAGCCTTACGGATTTATGGTAAAACCCTTCCGGGAGCGTGATATGATTGTTATGCTTGATATTGCCAGATACCGTTATGACATGGAAAGAGGCTGTGAATTGTGCACTGATACCGGAAATCATGAAGTCATTGAAGGAATTATCGGGAAAAGCAAGGTTCTTCAGGATGTGGTTGAAAAAATAAGGGTGGTAGCTCCTACAGATACGTCTGTTCTGGTGGTTGGGGAAAGCGGAACAGGAAAAGAAAAAGTGGCCCATTCCGTTCATGAGCTTTCAGAGCGTAAAGCTCACCCTATTGTTGTGGTCAACTGTGCTGCACTGCCGCATGCCCTTATCGAATCCGAGCTTTTCGGACATGAAAAAGGAAGCTTTACCGGAGCCAATACATTGAGAATCGGAAAGTTTGAGCAGGCCAGCGGAGGAACGGTCTTCCTGGATGAAATAGGGGAGCTGCCACTGGATTCACAGGTTAAACTGCTGAGAGTTCTCCAGGAAAAAGAAATCGAGAGGCTGGGAGGAAATAACACGATTAAAGTAAACGTAAGAATTGTGGCAGCTACCAACCGTTCTCTTGAAAAAGAAGTGGCCGAAGGAAGATTCAGGCTGGATCTGTATTACCGTTTGAATGTTTTCCCTATTGAGCTGCCTCCGCTGAGAGAGCGAAAGGAAGATATCGTATTGCTGGCCCATTTTTTCCTGAATAAATATGCAGCTGCCTCAAGAAGAAATATCACATCCATCAGTGAAAAAGCACTGGAACAGCTGCTGAATTATCACTGGGCGGGAAATATCCGCGAACTGGAACATCTTATTGAAAGAAGTGTTCTTCTGGCCAAAACTACGGAAATAGAACGTTTTGACCTTCCTGAAAACATTGAAAAATCTTCTGAAACGCCAGGTCAGCTGAAATCATTGGAAGATATGGAAAGAGATCATATCATGAGTGCACTTCAGACTTCCAACGGAAAAGTTTCCGGGCCGGGCGGTGCTGCAGAGCTGCTGAAGATCCAAGCTCAGACTTTATATTCCAAAATGAAAAAACTGGGAATTGACAAAGGTTATAAATAA
- a CDS encoding TMEM175 family protein has protein sequence MEKETLRIEGFSDGVFAIAVTLLVLDLHFPEENSIQNGNDLLVFLKNQWPAFLAFILSFFSIFIMWVNHHKIFKQIYSRNSAIMFANGLILFLVSAVSYPTALLARYFDGEASSVVVALYTGIFVLINLAYNLLWFLATRNKKLLRPGITDTAIKKIRNNYLYGLPIYVIALILSFWIPAVSLMIILGLWIFWALSSGKIEMVD, from the coding sequence ATGGAAAAAGAAACACTCAGAATAGAAGGGTTCAGCGATGGTGTTTTTGCAATAGCCGTTACGCTTTTGGTGCTGGATCTTCACTTTCCTGAAGAGAACTCAATACAAAACGGGAATGATCTGCTGGTCTTTCTGAAGAATCAATGGCCGGCATTTCTGGCATTTATCCTTTCATTTTTCAGCATTTTTATCATGTGGGTGAATCATCATAAGATTTTCAAACAGATCTACAGCAGGAATTCAGCAATTATGTTTGCCAACGGACTGATCCTTTTTCTGGTTTCGGCAGTTTCTTATCCTACCGCTTTGCTGGCAAGGTATTTTGACGGTGAAGCCTCTTCTGTTGTTGTGGCACTTTATACCGGTATTTTTGTCCTGATCAATCTTGCTTACAATTTATTATGGTTTCTGGCCACACGGAATAAAAAACTTTTGCGTCCCGGTATTACCGATACTGCTATAAAAAAGATCCGTAATAATTATTTATATGGGCTTCCCATCTATGTTATCGCATTAATCCTGTCATTCTGGATACCGGCAGTTTCTTTGATGATCATTTTAGGACTTTGGATTTTCTGGGCATTGTCTTCCGGGAAAATAGAAATGGTTGATTAA
- a CDS encoding sigma-54 interaction domain-containing protein: protein MSKPSDPNAEMMKRLQEMQKEQLMISRLTKEFATILDKKQLQLVINKSFKTELGFNDCMMIRDVKGNIEILSSGTENQNHIADHQLDRYLKKCLDSAEPLLFDLKEWSPLPSCFTEAKSSGMRMAVGLGLPAVSESKNVLFLFYKSFVSRDTIPERILNGISTQLSITLHNMDVQEQLKTFQGNIRDFPKEVEEEKKSEHGFQGIVGQSEAMQLIFEKISQVAPSQSNVIIFGETGTGKELIAQAVHELSEFSGKKMVRINCAAIPANLIESELFGHEKGSFTGATEQRKGKFEQAHNSTIFLDEIGELPLELQARLLRVLQEKEIERIGGNKRIKVNVRIITATNRNLEKEVAEGRFRSDLFYRLNVFPIHLPALRERKEDIPLLADYFLEKLYPKTGKKINGFSRNVIKMMIDNPWLGNIRELENMIERSILTAKGNIIREMDFPKVINAQNTDQDFQVKTLQEFEKEYILKIIKKCNARIFGETGAAKLLGLPPTTLISKMQKLGIEKEHYYKK from the coding sequence ATGAGTAAGCCTTCTGATCCCAATGCAGAAATGATGAAACGCCTGCAGGAAATGCAGAAAGAACAGCTTATGATTTCCCGTTTAACCAAAGAGTTTGCTACCATTTTAGATAAGAAACAGCTTCAGCTTGTTATCAACAAATCTTTCAAAACTGAACTGGGATTCAATGATTGTATGATGATCAGGGATGTAAAAGGAAATATTGAAATACTCAGCAGCGGGACTGAAAATCAGAATCATATCGCAGATCATCAGCTTGACAGGTATTTAAAAAAATGTCTTGATTCCGCAGAACCGCTGCTTTTTGATCTTAAAGAATGGTCACCGCTTCCTTCCTGTTTTACCGAAGCTAAAAGTTCGGGAATGCGGATGGCTGTCGGATTGGGACTGCCGGCTGTCAGTGAAAGTAAAAATGTACTTTTCCTTTTCTACAAAAGCTTTGTTTCAAGAGATACAATTCCGGAAAGGATTTTAAACGGCATTTCTACCCAGCTTTCCATTACCCTCCATAATATGGATGTTCAGGAACAGTTGAAAACATTTCAGGGAAATATCCGGGACTTTCCGAAAGAAGTTGAAGAAGAAAAGAAAAGCGAACACGGCTTTCAGGGAATTGTGGGGCAAAGCGAAGCCATGCAGCTCATTTTCGAAAAGATATCGCAGGTAGCTCCATCACAATCCAATGTGATTATCTTTGGAGAAACGGGCACGGGAAAAGAGCTTATAGCACAAGCAGTTCATGAACTTTCAGAATTTTCGGGAAAGAAGATGGTCAGGATAAACTGTGCAGCTATTCCTGCCAATTTAATAGAATCTGAACTTTTCGGACACGAAAAAGGAAGCTTCACGGGAGCAACAGAGCAGCGGAAAGGAAAGTTTGAACAGGCCCACAACAGCACTATTTTTCTGGATGAAATTGGTGAACTTCCCCTGGAATTACAAGCCAGGCTTCTGAGAGTTCTCCAGGAAAAAGAAATTGAAAGAATCGGGGGAAACAAAAGAATAAAAGTGAACGTAAGGATCATTACAGCCACCAACAGGAATCTTGAAAAAGAAGTGGCGGAAGGCCGGTTCAGAAGTGATCTTTTTTACAGACTGAATGTTTTTCCCATCCATCTTCCTGCCTTGCGGGAAAGAAAAGAGGATATTCCTTTGCTGGCAGACTATTTCCTTGAAAAACTCTATCCTAAGACAGGCAAAAAGATTAATGGTTTTTCTCGGAACGTGATAAAAATGATGATCGACAATCCATGGCTGGGTAATATCCGTGAACTTGAAAATATGATTGAAAGAAGCATACTGACGGCAAAAGGAAATATCATCAGAGAAATGGATTTTCCGAAAGTTATTAACGCTCAAAACACGGATCAGGATTTTCAGGTTAAAACACTGCAGGAATTTGAAAAGGAATATATTTTAAAAATAATCAAAAAATGTAACGCCCGTATTTTCGGGGAAACAGGTGCGGCGAAACTGCTAGGATTACCACCAACCACGCTGATCTCAAAGATGCAGAAACTCGGAATAGAGAAGGAACATTATTATAAGAAATAA